A region of Actinomycetota bacterium DNA encodes the following proteins:
- a CDS encoding OsmC family protein, whose protein sequence is MLGGWATSIGVDLRDAKVEAEGDLDFRGTLGVSKEAPVGLRSLRLLFDLETDASEGEVATLVRLTERYCVVLQTLRSAPEVSTQVVWSSFGSPADEG, encoded by the coding sequence TTGCTGGGAGGGTGGGCCACGTCGATCGGCGTGGACCTGCGTGACGCGAAGGTCGAGGCAGAGGGCGATCTGGACTTTCGCGGCACACTCGGCGTCTCCAAGGAGGCTCCGGTGGGGCTCAGGAGCCTGCGTTTGCTGTTTGACCTGGAGACGGACGCGTCCGAAGGAGAGGTGGCCACTCTGGTTCGCCTGACGGAGAGGTACTGCGTGGTCCTGCAGACGCTTCGATCGGCGCCGGAGGTCTCGACCCAGGTCGTCTGGTCGTCCTTTGGCTCACCTGCTGACGAAGGCTAG